The nucleotide window ATGACGTCACTGTCCATGTGGGGTGACTCCTGACCTCATCGATCAAAAAAACATGAACGCACATGTTCTggtaaatcaaaaaaaaaaaaaacgaaatagtCCTAGGGATATGGCGAACTGCCAGTAAATGTATCACTACGCTACGAGGAATAAGGTTTTATCCCACGCTTCCCCTGGTCTGTTACAGTGAGTGTGTCTAGTCTTTGGAGCGGGTGCCCACAGTGCGCTTTATCTCAGagataacaaaaagaaaagaatgcctacttgtatattaaaaaaaaaaggaatttaatCCCTCTAAATAGACTCCCGCGGCGCGTGGTTCGTAATATCAGGGATCCGTTTTCAGACCTTATAATCtatagcagatgatgttaaggtcatctgtttcttggcCCACGTTTAAATGggggtcatgtggccaggacaaGGACCTACCGCCTTCTCTTTTctcaagtttcattctaaccaTCCAATCTTCTGTTTTAACAAGGATATAAATCAAAGAGTCCCAGGAAGTGTCCGCCTAGCCAAAATAGCTTTCCTAATTTcatatctgttttttttttaaaataagtagtGTGTCTGGCATGGCACCACCTTTGATTCTCGGCTAACCTTTTGCTTTCTTGTCTCGCTGTGTGTTGGGTCTTGGCTGGAAATTGATATTCCCGTTGTCTATCCTATAACTTGGTGAGATGAAAATATCGGCCAGTTCTGTTCCGTGTCTGTCTTCATCAACTAGACCTTCTCTTCATCCTCATTCGGCAGTACTTAACTgttgttgtgggctaatctaatctgacttcgactatgtatcaattattacttaacagtagccacagaacattacaagttgactatagttgataacaacattcagttctataaaatgatactttattaaccattgggaaatccgtccagtcttcctaaaacgtcgctatatctaatTACTATTCAACTACAATTCAAAACacagcctacttctaacataacgtTGGTCTCTTGTTCacctaagtctactacgtcagtagtctgtcttactacgtcattacttttaccgtcgctaaaactagacacaatatatttaactaacaaaactaacctactctctaaactagtacattacagcGTGCTGACCTTAAAATGAGTACATTAGTTACCAACACAAGATATTAGCTATTACAGTTATTCCGATAATCACAATAGATTAAATCTCCGACACACACTAAAACACAAGAGTTCTAAGAAATAGTTATCATGTACACGGTACTAAATGGAGAATACGATAAAACGGCTTGATTTACGGCTAAACTATCGGGTGGTTGTAGAATGGGTGATCTCATTCGTTTTGGCACCACTGCAGAgtagttaaatctagtagttGTAATGACATTGTCACTGCCCGCCAAGTCTCGCGCGAACAACGACTTTGCCAGGAAGTATTTTAGAAAGCTGACTTGAGTGTGTTACATTTCAGTGACTGTTGTGCTTTTATTCAGTTCGGCTAACTTACTGGAGTaggttacattttttatttcatatctgtctgattttatatatattatataaatactgCCTAATGTTATTACACATTGCATTGGTTTTCAGTTTTCATGCAGCTTCATATAGTGTCCTACCTGTCATATAGTGTCCTTCATGTCCTGTAGTGTCCTGCATGTCCTGTAGTGTCCTGCATGTCCTGTAGTGTCCTGCATGTTCTGTAGTGTCCTGCATGTTCTGTAGTAACCTGCAGTGTCATATAATGTCCTTCGTGTCGTGTCCTGTTTGTATGTCCGGTTAATGTCTTGCAAGTGCTGTAGTGTCATGCTTGTGCTGAAATGTCCTTCATGTCCTAGTGTCTTGTACGTCCTGTAGTGTCATGAGTATCCTGCATGTATTGTCCTACTTGTCCTGTAGTGTCCTGCATGTATTGTCCTACTTGTCCTGTAGTGTCCTGCATGTATTGTCCTACTTGTCCTGTAGTGTTCTGCATGTATTGTCGTACTTGTCCCGTAGTGTCCTGCATGTAGTGTCCTACTTGTCCTGTAGTGTCCTGCATGTAGTGTCCTACTTGTCATGTAGTGTCCTGCATGTAGTGTCCTACTTGTCCTGTAGTGTCCTGCATGTAGTGTCCTAATAGTCCTGTAGTGTCCTGCATGTAGTGTCCTACTTGTCCTGTAGTGTCCTGCATGTGGTGTCCTACTTGTCCTGTAGTGTCCTGCATGTAGTGTCCTACTTGTCCTGTAGTGTCCTGCATGTAGTGTCCTAATAGTCCTGTAGTGTGCTGCATATAGTGTCCTACTTGTCCTATAGTGTCCTGCATGTAGTGTCCTAATTGTCCTGTAGTGTGCTGCATGTAGTGTCCTACTTGTCCTGTAGTGTGCTGCATGTAGTGTCCTACTTTTCCTGTAGTGTCCTGCATGTACTGTCCTACTTGTCCTGTAGTGTCCTGCATGTAGTGTCCTAATAGTCCTGTAGTGTGCTGCATATAGTGTCCTACTTGTCCTATAGTGTCCTGCATGTAGTGTCCTAATTGTCCTGTAGTGTGCTGCATGTAGTGTCCTACTTGTCCTGTAGTGTGCTGCATGTAGTGTCCTACTTTTCCTGTAGTGTCCTGCATGTACTGTCCTACTTGTCCTGTAGTGTCCTGCATGTCTTTCAGTGCTATGACGTGTTTCTAAACCTGGGAATATTAAGGCTTAGAAACCAAGGACAGAAACAAAGAAATTCTATTGACTTAATACGAAACAAGAGCTACCGACTAGGATATTCCAATTCACAAAATATGGAACATATCACAGAACATAAAGTTTAAGAGATGCTTATACTTCCAGTagctaaacaattttttttagtggcGCGgcattctatatatataaatctatatataaatttatacataaatctatatataaatctatatatatatcaatacatAAATCGTTGTGCTGAGCTGATGGACTTTGAAGCACAAAGGGGAGTTGAGAAACATGACTTACTAAATTATGAAACACAAACTAGAAACCAGGGAACTCTTCTGTGCTATTCTTGTCGTTGGGACCGTTTAGTAAGTGATCTTACAAGCTTCTTCCGGTATTTAGACCTTTGtctttaattatttcttttccctttcTTCCCTTAGTGTTGTTGTCAACAGCCTCCGGAACCTTTACGTTTAAGTATTCCTTTTTTATTACTTCACTATGTGGTGAGACTGGGTGAAACAGTCCCAGTGGGAAATGAATAATATCTATAAACGTATTAAATAGACTTGTAATACCCAAACAGAAAAGAGTTGACATTTGAAACGAGCCCCATCTGCTCTGTGCTAGACAAGTTTAAGCTTGATTTCTTTACATCCGAAAATTGAAAATTTCTCACGAGATCAAAATGCTGTGcgggaaaaaaaatcacattgaaGTTAAAATCAATCGTTAACGAGGACGTGTGTTCGAGGGTTTTATTGTTAGGTTTAGTTTTCTTAAGTTGATCGATGTGGTCtagaatgtaggcctatgtagcGGTAACTAAATAGCGGAACACATTCCGTCTTTCTTTTTGTGCTTTATAAATGTGTTGCAATAGTGTGCAGTAGTTACACAAATGTATTAGGACTACACTATTAAGTACTTCTTCCCTagggctattagagcatggaataggttgcctgagccagcctggaaaactagtgacttagcagaatttaggtcattgcaTGACTGAAGGCATGACGCGTGGGATAAGGATATGTGCTGCTTTGAAGTagcgtctatattatataagaagatttttttctctgactTCATGTAGGTAAAGTcttatttgcatattttttttaatcactgtATTCAATGTGATGCTTTGTCCCACTTAAAgtgaatatttaaatatttatttttacttgtaTCAAGTcaatgtaaatgtttttattctgTCTAACCCACACATTTCAGGCTAAGGTCTCAGAAATATAAAAGgctttaaaaatcagatttttacTATCCCATGAATCGCGACAGAAATCTTGATTGTTAGCGCACTGAGAGTTTATCAAGCTGTCTAGTTATTTGAGACGTCCTAGTTGACGAGACAAGCAGCTGATGTCCTTGGCACCCGAGACGAGGCGGTCACCGGGATTTTGTACTTTCATATTTTTAAGGCCTTTTCCCCCTAGACCCAACTCTTATGGGCACCTGACATATGTTGGGGTCAAGTTGTGAAtgaatacatgtttttttttagatgtacaCGTAGATTGTGGTACCTTTGTATTGAAAGATAAATGTATTGCATGTACCAAACAGTCAGCAAAGAAACTATTCACTCCGCTTTATACAATACATCTATTCACTCTTTCATGGAGGGTGGGAGgtcgctgatctcaaaaatggctctaacgattttcctagaaatttaacagtcgatgtttatcttatatattacgaaaaaaaaagaagataattacgtcttacgcatttcatgtgtcaatctagtcatgcgtgttaatccatgacttaaactctgccaagtcgttggttttcctggctgattcaggcaacccattccattcacTAATGGAaatagggaagaaggatcaCTTGTATGaatatcgctgagaaaataattaattactacatTGCTGGCCACACTTggaaaaaactctagtttgaccgttataatttttcaaagtaaaaaaataaataaatgtaaatttggctagagattaaatttaggtctagatcagttttgaaaggactatcgcgttcttgagaAGGATTATCGCGTTCAGGAATTTCCAGATGTAAGGCTTTAacgattcaagagtttaatttataaataattttttgcgCAGTTActtataagtctagatctcaatgcttatcattggaatgGGCGGGGTATAAGCACGTTTGTTTTCTagcattcattaatttttatgcaAAAAAACGATCGCTCAATAAGCTGCATAAAGgaggtatttttgtttattttaaaattattttaaatgttttttttttgataagtcaaagtaagtcatttaTAGGTTTTTAGTACATAATatgttagcatttttttttattaacaaagtcacatatataaaattatagacCTACTTGTAATTTGACAAGCATATTCAGTCAGTTTCAATTCTTTTTGCAGAGTTTGTAAAGATGGTTACTTGTCCTACTCTTCATAGCGACTACTTTACCTATGGTGATTTCATTCAAAAGAAATACTTTCCAAAATTACCAAAAGAAATTACTGAAGATGATCGCCAGAAACTTCATACATTTTTGAATTGCATGTCTGATCTGACGGGAATAATTCTGCTGAAAAAGAAAGCAGCCGTTAAAAATTTGTGGGAATACGCCGGAACAGGTTTTATCGCCAAAATTGAACGTCAAAGGCATTGTCCTACAGAAAGGGTGCCAACAAATAGTCCGTATGCTATTGTGACCATTACGTCTGCCTATCACACTTTTAATGACTACAGGGAGGGAACCAAAGAAAAATTTGAGGCTGTTAATGATATTTGGAATAAGATGACAACTTGTTTTGTACTAGATCACAATCATCGAGACGGAAATGAAGACGACGATAGTGCCAATGATACACAGCATCATGACTCTGACAACCGCAGCGAAAATTCCCAAGAAGGTGACGCCGAAAAATCCAACAAAAGTTCAGAAGAAGATGACCCTGACAATGGCAGCAAAAGTTCTCTAGAAGATGATGCTGACAAAAGCAGCAAATGTTCTCAAGAAGATGATGCTGACAAAAGCAGCAAATGTTCTCAAGAAGATGATGCTGACAAAAGCAGCAAATGTTCTCAAGAAGATGATGCTGACAAAAGCGGCAAATGTTCTCAAGAAGATGATGCTGACAAAAGCAGCAAATGTTCTCAAGAAGGTGACTCTGACAAAAACAGCAAATGTTCTCAAGAAGATGATGCTGACAAAAGCAGCAAATGTTCTCAAGAAGATGATGCTGACAAAAGCAGCAAATGTTCTCAAGAAGATGATGCTGACAAAAGCAGCAAATTTTCTCAAGAAGATGACTCTGACAAAAGCAGCAAATGTTCTCAAGAAGATGATGCTGACAAAAGCAGCAAATGTTCTCAAGAAGATGATGCTGACAAAAGCAGCAAATGTTCTCAAGAAGGTGACTCTGACAAAAGCAGCAAATGTTCTCAAGAAGGTGACTCTGACAAAAGCAGCAAATGTTCTCAAGAAGATGATGCTGACAAAAGCAGCAAATGTTCTCAAGAAGGTGACTCTGACAAAAGCAGCAAATGTTCTCAAGAAGGTGACTCTGACAAAAGCAGCAAATGTTCTCAAGAAGATGATGCTGACAAAAGCAGCAAATGTTCTCAAGAAGATGATGCTGACAAAAGCAGCAAATGTTCTCAAGAAGGTGACTCTGACAAAAGCAGCAAATGTTTTCAAGAAGGTGACTCTGACAAAAGCAGCAAATGTTCTCAAGAAGATGATGCTGACAAAAGCAGCAAATGTTCTCAAGAAGGTGACGCTGACAAAAGCAGCACTTCTAGCGAAGGAGATCCAATGGATCACATAGACTTCACAAACCAATTGATCGGCGACAGACTTATAGAGACAgacaaagatctagaatttgAAAATGACTGGTGTGCCTTTGAATGTGTAGTTGATGATCCTGAATTAATCGAGAAGCTAGAAAATCTTGTGAAAAAATATCAAAAGCTTATGGCTGAGCTGTACAAGAAATCTCAAGAACAAATGTATAGAGATGTCAATTTGGTGGTCATTTTCGGACATCCACATCAATGGGCCAAACGAATGAGCGTCGGAAAAACACGTGACTTTGCATCGGCACCGAAAAGGAAGATCCTGAAAGAAGTGAGACCCAATCAAGTCTGGTGTCGTTACAGCTATGACAATGCAACATGCGTAGGAAGCAGTGGTTCTCCAATCTTTATATGGGGGCAACCTATATCAGGACTAGGCTATTGGTTTGGTCACCCACACAACCATTCTGGAAATCAGATAGATAAAGATGAAGGTGTTTGTATTGGTAAAAGCACAATTGGAGTTGAACACATTGTTTAGTTTGACGTCCCAATGTCTCTGTAACAACTTTACTTATCAATGTAAACTTCTATTGAATAAAtctgttgtattttttaaagattatatcCACTATGTCTGTCCACACCTATTccctgatcaagctgaaactttacaaaactatttattgtacctaacaaaacatatagCAATTGGAAAAAATAATcaactagtcaattaattattggcaactaattagtttgtttgatatcaaaaaaggaaataaattttacattatCGATAGCTataaatatggatttttttcctcTAAGATAAGTGTagtgttttcttttaaagtatttgaatTACAGACATTTCTTTGTAGCAGATCAGCGTGCAATATACGCAGGATAATTTAACTTAGTAGAGTTTATTTCCATTTCATTGCATGTATTACAgagatgtacatataatacaatattgtttgaaaattagtATATTATAAGATTAACTATGAAAGCagagtattttttaatgcctttTTGTTATCTCgcgtaggattttttttttttttgatattgaacgacaccccaaaatgactcTAGTTACATTAGAAAAAATTCGTTACAATCCATTGGCATAAATATGTTATACAGactttgtgcgctggactgtcgttcagatttatcgacggtcgagggttcaaaccctgcccgctcccatcccccgtcgtcctgcgggaggtttggactaggaagtaaactatcttcaactctgaaggaacatccgaaacatgtaaaacatttgacaaacaaacatttacaaacaagttatagaaaataaaacccTTCTTCCTACAACTTAGTAaagcaatatataaataataataatacaatgatAATGGtgttaatgtcggtttggacgaggTCGGGCACGAGATTCGCCAACGGGAAGAagaaaacactccacggaacaTCGGCCTAATTAGATGGGGGCAACATTgtcaaggctgcttccttaacatggctcataGCAGGTCATCTTTACattgaaacagaaggctttgttagagcaatacaggacagagtaattaggacGAAACATTTCCAGAATCATAtcctaaaacaaaatgttgttgACAAATGCTGAAAAagtggaaatgtgggtgagtcaatgGAAATATAATGGCAGGATGCTCAGGCTTGTTAGAATCTGCTTActtaggtcgccataaccaagttgcaaagtttgaAACATAATTTGACCAGTAAGGGTACTCCTTGTTATTACACATGCTCGATACAAGAGATTCTCGTGTCTGTTGTACTGGCATGGGCTTTTTttttgccgcgagtctgacccacccgccagacagaacaggccggtgaaagggagctcttgctcacttttgctggcctagagttccaagagtcgaacgctcaactctacctgacagtttcaagaagaagaagaaaagtctGTCGGAGATTGATTATATAGCAATTATCCggataactataaatagtatTTACTGCTGAAGGGGTAGAGACTAAAGAATTTGTTGACAATAGCTTCCAATACTGAGATCTTTAGATAAAACTTTGGTATTTGTGTttaaatgtaatgaagatttaaAGGAAATGTAATGCTAAGTATCTGGATAAAAATGTGTTAGTTCCCTTTGGTTTATTTTTGCACTAGAGTGTAacagtataaataaaatatataaaaaaacaacaaggacAAGGTGTAATGtcattaaagaatattttttattataaaggtGAGTTTAGAACTATTAGGCGTGGGTATTCAtatgagtaaaataaaaagtgatataaaatattCATTCCATCTATCACTCTCAACATaacaatacatatataaatagctAAATGAGATAATAACAAAATATGGCAATCAGGCAGCCACAAAGTAGCGTTGAAATAACAGTCTCTATTACTCATGGCAATCAGCCAGCCACAAAGTGGCGTTAAAATAACAGGCTCTATTACTTATGGCAATCAGGCAGCCACAAAGTGGCGTTGAAATAACAGGCTCTATTCCTCATCTTCTAAAACGAGGCAGACGTATGCCTAAGCTAATCATTCCTTTTAAGTTGTGGAAAGGACTTTTTTCAACCTAAGAGAGACAAATGTATATTGACGTCAATATATAAGTACAGAAAATTATGGGACTAAAATGTATTtccaatatattttctaataaagcGTATCGGTCTTTATTCTGTCATGTCTTTATTCTGTCATGTCTTTACTCTGTCAGGTCTTTATTCTGTCAGGTCTATATTCTGTCATTGCTTTATTCTGTCAGGTCTTTATTCTGTCATGTCTTTACTCTGTCAGGTCTTTATTCTGCCAGGTCTATATTCTGTCATTGCTTTATTCTGTCAGGTCTTTATTCTGTCATTGCTTTATTCTGTCAGGTCTTTATTCTGTCATGTCTTTACTCTGTCATGTCTTTATTCTGTCAGATCTTTATTCTGTCAGATCTTTATTCTGTCAGATCTTTACTCTGTCAGGTCTTTATTCTGTCAGATCTTTTATTGTCAGATCTTTACTCTGTCAGGTCTTTATTCTGTCAAGTCTTCATTCTGTCAGGTCTTTATTCTGTCAAGTCTTCATTCTGTCAGGTTTTTATTCTGTCAAGTCTTCATTCTGTCAGGTTTTTATTCTGTCAAGTCTTCATTCTGTCAGGTCTTTATTCTGTCAGGTCTTCATTCTGTCAGGTTTTTATTCTGTCAAGTCTTCATTCTGTCAAGTCTTCATACTGTCATGTCTTCATTCTGTCAAGTCTTCATTCTGTCAAGTCTTCATTCTGTCATGTCTTCATTCTGTCATGTCTTTATTCTGTCAAGTCTTCATTCTGTCAAGTCTTCATTCTGTCAAGTCTTCATTCTGTCAAGTCTTCATTCTGTCAGGTTTTTATTCTGTCAAGTCTTCATTCTGTCAGGTCTTTATTCTGTCAAGTCTTCATTCTGTCAAGTCTTCTTTCTGTCAAGTCTTCATTCTGTCAGGTCTTTATTCTGTCAAGTCTTCATTCTGTCAGGTCTTCATTCTGTCAAGTCTTCATTCTGTCAGGTCTTTATTCTGTCAAGTCTTCATTCTGTCAGGTCTTCATTCTGTCAAGTCTTCATTCTGTCAGGTCTTTATTCTGTCAAGTCTTCATTCTGTCAGGTCTTCATTCTGTCAGGTCTTCATTCTGTCAGGTTTTTATTCTGTCAAGTCTTCATTCTGTCAAGTCTTCATACTGTCATGTCTTCATTCTGTCAAGTCTTCATTCTGTCAAGTCTTCATTCTGTCATGTCTTCATTCTGTCATGTCTTTATTCTGTCAAGTCTTCATTCTGTCAAGTCTTCATTCTGTCAAGTCTTCATTCTGTCAAGTCTTCATTCTGTCAGGTTTTTATTCTGTCAAGTCTTCATTCTGTCAGGTCTTTATTCTGTCAAGTCTTCATTCTGTCAAGTCTTCTTTCTGTCAAGTCTTCATTCTGTCAGGTCTTTATTCTGTCAAGTCTTCATTCTGTCAAGTCTTCATTCTGTCAGGTTTTTATTCTGTTATGTCCCTGAGCCCCCGCCCCCTGCAGAAAGTGGCACTCCTAGATATCTATGAACGAGATATCTAATTTGTGTTGTGAGTTTTAGAGCCAGATAGCAACTCCATAGTATGTGGTGGACAACATCGTATATTAGAGAGAACAGCACCATATCTTAGGGTAGAAAACACCATATCTTAGAGAGGACAATACCATATCTTAGGGTAGAAAACACCATATCTTAGAGAGGACAATACCATATCTTAGGGTAGACAACACCATATCTTAGGGTAGACAACACCATATCTTAGGCAGGACAACGCCATATCTTATGGTAGACAACACCGTATCTTAGGGTAGACAACACCATATATTAGGGAGAACAGCACCATATATTGGGGAGGACAATACCATATCTTAGGGTGGAAAACACCATATCTTAGGGATGACAATGCCATATCTTACGGATGACAATGCCATATCTTAGGGACGACAATGCCATATCTTAGGGAGGACAACGCCATATCTTAGGGAGGACAATGTCATATCTTAGGGAGGACAATGCCATATCTTAGGGATGACAATGCCATATTTTAGGGAGGACAACACCATATCTTAGGGAAGACAACACCATATCTTAGGGAAGACAACACCATATCTTAGGGAAGACAACACCATATCTTAGGGAAGACAATGCCATATCTTAGGGAAGACAACACCATATCTTAGGGAAGACAACACCATATCTTAGGGAAGATGCCATATCTTAGGGAAGACAACACCATATCTTAGGGAAGACAACACCATATCTTAGGGAAGACAACACCATATCTTAGGGAAGACAATGCCATATCTTAGGGAAGACAATGCCATATCTTAGTGAAGACAACACCATATCTTAGGGAAGACAATGCCATATTTTAGGGAAGACAATGCCATATCTTAGGGAAGACAACACCATATCTTAGGGAAGACAACACCATATCTTAGGGAAGACAATGCCATATCTTAGTGAAGATAACACCATATCTTAGGTAGAACAATGCCATATCTTAGGGATGACAATGCCATATTTTAGGGAGGACAACACCATATCTTAGGGAAGACAACACCATATCTTAGGGAAGACAACACCATATCTTAGGGAAGACAACACCATATCTTAGGGAAGACAATGCCATATCTTAGGGAAGACAACACCATATCTTAGGGAAGACAACACCATATCTTAGGGAAGATGCCATATCTTAGGGAAGACAACACCATATCTTAGGGAAGACAACACCATATCTTAGGGAAGACAACACCATATCTTAGGGAAGACAACACCATATCTTAGGGAAGACAACACCATATCTTAGGGAAGACAATGCCATATCTTAGGGAAGACAATGCCATATCTTAGTGAAGACAACACCATATCTTAGGGAAGACAATGCCATATTTTAGGGAAGACAATGCCATATCTTAGGGAAGACAACACCATATCTTAGGGAAGACAATGCCTTATCTTAGTGAAGACAACACCATATCTTAGGTAGAACAATGCCATATCTTAGGGAAGACAATGCCATATCTTAGGGAAGACAATGCCATATCTTAGGGAGGACAACGCCATATCTTTGCCAGGACAATGCCATATCTTAGGCAGGACAATGCCATATCTTAGGGAGGACAACGCCATATCTTTGGCAGGACAATGCCATATCTTTGGCAGGACAATGCCGTATCTTAGGGAGGACAACACCATATCTTAGGGATGACAATGCCATATCTTAGGGAGGACAACACCATATCTTAGGGAGGACAATGTCATATCTTAGGGATGACAATGCCATATCTTAGGGAGGACAACACTATATCTTAGGGAGGACAATGCCATATCTTAGGGATGACAATGCCATATTTTAGGGAGGACAACGCCATATCTTAGGGAAGACAATGCCATATCTTAGGGAGGACAATGTCATATCTTAGGGAGGACAACACTATATCTTAGGTAGAACAATGTCATATCTTAGGGAGGACAACACTATATCTTAGGGAGGATAATGCCATATCTTAGGGATGACAATGCCATATTTTAGGGATGACAATGCCATATCTTAGGGATGACAATGCCGTATCTTAGGGATGACAATGCCATATCTTTGCCAGGGCAATGCCATATCTTTGGCAGGACAACACCATATCTTAGGGAGGACAACACCATATCTTAGGGAGGACAACACCATATCTTAGGGAGGACAACACCATATCTTATGGAGGACAACACCATATCTTAGGGAGGACAACGCCATATCTTTAGGAGACAACACCATTTCCTAGAGAGGACAACACCATATCTTATGGAGGAGAACACCATATCTTGTGGGAGGACAACACCATATCTTGGGGGAGAACAACGCCATATCTTGGGGGAGAACAACGCCATATCTTGGGGGAGAACAACGCCATATCTTAGAGAAGAAAACACTATATCTTAGAGAAGAAAACACCATATCTTAGAGAGGAAAACACTATATCTTGTGGAGGACAACACCATATCATGGGACTTCAACACCCTATCCTAGGCCGAGTAACTCCATAACATGGGGAGGACGGTACCCCACAGACCATTCAGTGACCCGGAGATGATGATTGTGCTCAAAGAAGCCATttcccaaaataaaaacaaataattgtgcactCAGATTACTCACAGTAGTGATTTCTATCAACCGTTTGATTGACATGTGCATCTTTGATCCAACCAGGTGGATATTGACCCCATTGTAGTTCAATTCCCGGAGCCGAGTCCTGGGCTGTTCAATGCAGGCCCAGAGTGTACCGCAGGCCAAAATCCTCTTAAAACAAAGATCGTACGGTACATTGAGGGACACTGTCTCAATTTTCAAACACCTTcgaacgaaacaaaaaaaaaatgtgtccatGGTTGTAGCAGGTAGAAGCGATTATGAATTAGTAAAACAACAGAATAACAATGTCAGCATTACtatgaaaaatattaattaatttacaattacaggtttaatgat belongs to Biomphalaria glabrata chromosome 12, xgBioGlab47.1, whole genome shotgun sequence and includes:
- the LOC106068392 gene encoding cysteine-rich, acidic integral membrane protein-like, whose translation is MVTCPTLHSDYFTYGDFIQKKYFPKLPKEITEDDRQKLHTFLNCMSDLTGIILLKKKAAVKNLWEYAGTGFIAKIERQRHCPTERVPTNSPYAIVTITSAYHTFNDYREGTKEKFEAVNDIWNKMTTCFVLDHNHRDGNEDDDSANDTQHHDSDNRSENSQEGDAEKSNKSSEEDDPDNGSKSSLEDDADKSSKCSQEDDADKSSKCSQEDDADKSSKCSQEDDADKSGKCSQEDDADKSSKCSQEGDSDKNSKCSQEDDADKSSKCSQEDDADKSSKCSQEDDADKSSKFSQEDDSDKSSKCSQEDDADKSSKCSQEDDADKSSKCSQEGDSDKSSKCSQEGDSDKSSKCSQEDDADKSSKCSQEGDSDKSSKCSQEGDSDKSSKCSQEDDADKSSKCSQEDDADKSSKCSQEGDSDKSSKCFQEGDSDKSSKCSQEDDADKSSKCSQEGDADKSSTSSEGDPMDHIDFTNQLIGDRLIETDKDLEFENDWCAFECVVDDPELIEKLENLVKKYQKLMAELYKKSQEQMYRDVNLVVIFGHPHQWAKRMSVGKTRDFASAPKRKILKEVRPNQVWCRYSYDNATCVGSSGSPIFIWGQPISGLGYWFGHPHNHSGNQIDKDEGVCIGKSTIGVEHIV